The following coding sequences lie in one Mycobacterium gordonae genomic window:
- a CDS encoding DUF3151 domain-containing protein, with protein sequence MTPTGDLLGPDPILLPGDSEVEAELLAGEKPGIVAAAHPSASVVWAALAEEALADDKAITAYAYARTGYHRGLDQLRRNGWRGFGPVPYAHEPNRGFLRCVAALARAADAIGETDEHGRCLDLLDDCDPAARAALGF encoded by the coding sequence ATGACGCCCACCGGTGACCTCCTGGGACCTGATCCGATCCTGCTGCCCGGCGACAGCGAGGTCGAGGCCGAGCTGCTTGCCGGGGAGAAGCCGGGCATCGTCGCCGCCGCCCACCCTTCGGCGTCGGTGGTCTGGGCGGCTCTCGCCGAGGAGGCGCTGGCCGACGACAAGGCGATCACGGCGTACGCCTATGCCCGGACCGGGTATCACCGGGGGCTGGACCAGCTGCGCCGTAACGGTTGGCGCGGTTTCGGCCCGGTGCCGTACGCGCACGAGCCGAACCGCGGATTTCTGCGCTGCGTGGCGGCCCTGGCCCGTGCCGCGGACGCCATCGGGGAGACCGACGAGCACGGACGGTGCCTGGATCTACTCGACGACTGCGATCCGGCGGCCCGCGCGGCGCTGGGGTTCTAG